A genomic region of Oncorhynchus tshawytscha isolate Ot180627B unplaced genomic scaffold, Otsh_v2.0 Un_contig_4331_pilon_pilon, whole genome shotgun sequence contains the following coding sequences:
- the LOC112226342 gene encoding suppressor of cytokine signaling 3, giving the protein MVTHSKFDSVMSSSPFDSTMRLPHRYKTFSSKVQYQLVVTTLHKLQESGFYWGSINGKEANAMLAAESVGTFLIRDSSDNRHFFTLSVKTASGTKNLRIQCDSGSFLLQTDPKSMQAVPRFDCVLKLVHHYMLPTKGASLVEKNTRGGNASYYIYSGGEKIPLELLKPFSSTMSSLQHLCRKTVNGHLDISSKRDQLPHPLKEFLQEYDAPI; this is encoded by the coding sequence ATGGTAACCCACAGCAAGTTTGACTCCGTCATGAGCAGCAGCCCCTTCGACTCCACCATGCGGCTGCCTCACCGTTACAAGACCTTCAGCTCCAAGGTGCAGTACCAGCTCGTCGTCACCACCCTGCACAAGCTCCAGGAGAGCGGCTTCTACTGGGGCTCTATCAATGGCAAGGAGGCCAACGCCATGCTGGCCGCCGAGTCCGTCGGCACCTTCCTGATCCGCGACAGCTCCGACAACCGACACTTCTTCACGCTCAGCGTCAAGACGGCGTCTGGCACCAAGAACCTGCGCATCCAGTGTGACTCCGGGTCCTTCTTACTCCAGACGGACCCCAAGAGCATGCAGGCTGTGCCCCGCTTCGACTGTGTGCTGAAGCTGGTCCACCACTACATGCTCCCGACCAAAGGGGCTTCGCTGGTGGAGAAAAACACGAGGGGAGGGAACGCCTCCTACTACATCTACTCTGGAGGGGAGAAGATTCCCCTGGAGCTCCTCAAACCTTTCTCCTCCACTATGTCCAGCCTGCAGCACCTGTGTAGGAAAACAGTCAACGGACACCTGGACATATCCAGCAAACGGGACCAGCTTCCCCACCCGCTCAAAGAGTTCCTGCAGGAGTACGACGCGCCCATCTAG